Below is a window of Streptomyces sp. NBC_00223 DNA.
ACAGCTCGGGTCGGGGCCGAGATAGCCCGCGTTGACCGGGAGCTTCCCGGCGCGCAGCGCGGCCATGGTGACGACCAGTTCGAGCAGGGCGCCGGCCTCAAGGGCCTGGCCGTGCACGGACTTGGTGGAGCTGACCGGTACGGTCGCGGCCGCGTCGCCGAGCGCCCGGTGCAGGGCGGCGGCCTCGGCCGTGTCGCTGACCGGGGTGCCCGACCCGTGGGCGTTGACGTAGCCGATCTCCCCGGGCCCGACCTGCCCTCGGTGCAGCGCGTCGCTGATCGCGCGGGCCAGTCCCTCGCCGTCGGGGCGCGGTTTGCAGACGTGGTGGGCGTCGCCCGCGCGCCCCCAGCCGGCCAGCCGGGCCAGCGGGCGGGCCCGCCGCTCCCGGGCCGCCGTGGCCGACTCGACCACGACGGCGACCACCGCGTCGCCCAGCAGCAGCCCGCTGCGCTCGGCGCTGAACGGCCGCACCCGCCCGTCACGGGCGAGCGCGCGTCCGGCGTCGAAGACGGCGAACTGGTCGGCCTCGACCAGATAGCCGGCCGCCACCACGATCCGGTCGGCCCGCCCCCGGGCGATCGCCGCGGCGGCGTCGGCCACCGCGGTGCTCCCCGCCACGCAGGCGGAGGTGTACACCCGCGCCGCGGGCGACAGCCCGCCGCGCCGGGCGACGGCGGCGGCGAACGCGTCCGCGCCGTGCGCG
It encodes the following:
- a CDS encoding beta-ketoacyl synthase N-terminal-like domain-containing protein, with amino-acid sequence MTGMVSAARRGAGSVVVTGAAVLSAFGEGVEPLLSAALDGRPAFAPVRRFDVSGRRVAHAAAHPGAPVLTDELTRMIGRACDQAGLSAAQRAGTALHLAVHGDPELPRVPEAERPAHGADAFAAAVARRGGLSPAARVYTSACVAGSTAVADAAAAIARGRADRIVVAAGYLVEADQFAVFDAGRALARDGRVRPFSAERSGLLLGDAVVAVVVESATAARERRARPLARLAGWGRAGDAHHVCKPRPDGEGLARAISDALHRGQVGPGEIGYVNAHGSGTPVSDTAEAAALHRALGDAAATVPVSSTKSVHGQALEAGALLELVVTMAALRAGKLPVNAGYLGPDPSCPLRLILDQAQDSTSGYGLSLTTAFGGANTALLVGTP